A single genomic interval of Luteolibacter arcticus harbors:
- a CDS encoding Calx-beta domain-containing protein, with translation MKTPRTLLLLSAAMLGVLTAVILWLSSGHREPASAPPESAIASTTDPAPPSLAGEEPMEPSPTPEETGFVTPRPQPREPDLSKLAAFDGWIAKWRDAAPEERQQMMDEGARLAAERREEFKALIITNPRQALLSAVDPLVRQELPEEIVALLEKRVSATGDYNVYMSNGKYGAPPVARFFEANGVSYQAYVYGGMADVPTRPQIPLYGVAVDRPLAVAESPVYRYKVGEKIAKGTVVESTCPVSGKETEVVAQTTPVTEEMPTVEVGGKVIGLCESAHVEVLDDQYQMLIMGAGPGGGTSMVEGLPGSSARTTGNFRAIYIRTTFPDQLAAPCTEDQAADDMRDAARYLQETSFGKLTLTSTVTPVIVLPQTRAWYDQKDGDAVDGVDVLSVTQQQARAAVLNLGYDYTQYDIVIVRINGATQGSSWGSLGGSNVWLDENGMGVACHEIGHTLGLGHANSWNTTDGTAYGDGSVQEYGNPFDEMGASYGFNRHYNSISKRVLGWLPSSHVHLPTANGVYRIHAYDQPRLETGKQYGLSVKKDSVRSYNIEYHPLMGGLLADSALVLYSGAIRDPDGKNSNAGYLLDTTPGTTGGKNDGGIQVGRTYSDNEADMHFTVLATNATDPPSLDIAFNRGPFPGNVAPVTTLAASATNISAGGSVTFTATANDANGDALAYHWQFDDGVTGTSNAVYTRVFPNVAQMTAMLTVSDRKGGTARRSVVINVGAHGKQVVAGTITVDGTPIPGVRVSNGTKECYTNFDGTYSLAGLSTGTHTLSAKLAGYTFTPSIANPYTVVAGTNTVNWTATALTAVTLTKIADATEGGADGTFRLTRSGDTTAALTVLVAPPGGTATLTTDYTLSPNVTAAGSFRSFTIPAGAASLDITVDALNDTAVEGPEAITMQVVSGDGQFSASGYVSTAANAAEMTLVDTDTALPQVGVTASDAHSTEGAGGDTGRFTFTRTGSTAAALNLTVAWSGTATNGTDHTTLPATVTIPSGQSFMEVTVSPVNDSLIEGPEDVIATIGTNATYVLGSTITAKVLVADDDTPTVTLVTLDSSSAEAGPDSGMFLFTRTGSTAAPLLVYYSISGSAYLGADYVPLSGQVLIPAGASSAQVALTPYDDDEGERAETVTLAVSSFPDGYKIGPDSTGTVTIADNNDVPVVSVRAGTVAGIEGGAGPAVVFHSTGTGSGTITLNYTVSGTATAGVDYTALTGSINVPVNGSNETVLSIPLISDTLAEPSETVKITLTPGTGYRIVNDPSAEAIIRDNDSGERVLVSAYNSAPTEAGAAGKFYISRAGTAGNLTVSYTLSGTATDGSDYTGLTGSAVIPDTERGVVVAFTPVNDTLAEGTETVVLTVVAAAGYGVDRPGSASLSIADNDAFPVNVGFEDHTLVTSEQPGALGEYRDIAVVLSAASASTVTVTCTGGSGSTALGDGCDWAFVDAANGNAVIPYATITFAPGQTTRNVRIRINPDPFDEAEELAVLELRSPVNTVIDTPNRRHSITIFDDAVPASLVTEERWTGVTVFDSNTWDTVAPTFTGTLGSFTPPQHVADSYSRRLTGLITAPATGTYTFWISGDDVARLFLSTDSTAANKALIAQTTSPTAFQEWDADPSQKSANVNLVAGQSYYLEVQHKEATGDDHVSAAWQGPGFNRIPVRFDDAAPRTVGLLTSSSLRSEADGSEPLLMAVLDRPAGTTPVTVNYNVSGGTATNGSDYTLTPGALTFAGGEQFKLIPLSILTDAIVEIPESIVVSLSSPSGASLGAPASHTITLTDTTDLRAWWKLDETEGTVAADASGTGSTGTLLNGPVWETGFTDNALALNGTSQSVEVQPLNLNSNTVTISAWVKRDGDQPDYTGIAFMRDGAASGLTFGTDNELRYRWNNVVATYQFNSGLTVPDNTWTLCTVVVEPTKATFYMQPAGGTLQTAVNTATHASVPFATKLYLGQDSYGGRFLNGSLDDVRIYKRALNAAAVGVLYQEGLPPAAPLFTSDPISGAGATEDAAYSAMLAGSVTDVNFGELAYSKVSGPAWLSVASSGALSGSPGNGEVGANAFTVRVTDPTGLTDYATLNITVNNVNDTPAWTNAIITKPAASEGVAYSGSLAGDAGDDDLIHGDTIEFTKTSGPAWLAVATDGTLSGTPTSGDLSGLPFTVQVTDVADSFATATLNISVNVTNNDGAWTNANGGSWTVPTNWNGSIIAKGADKSANFANLNLTSNATVTLDGARTIGNLSFGDTTTSHDWILNTGSGGPLTLDVTGGSPLVTVNNRSTTIGAVIAGNDGLTKAGAGTLNLGGANTYSGGTTVSGGTLTLSHLGTAGSGNIALGNGTTLQVASSLNGTLTNTNTLSVTSGNTATLEMTNSSSNASFGTGAITIGGKLIIQRSAGGTATNTFSGDLLGAGTLELGSPSAVGSITPFRRTNFSSATAFDNFTGSVAIQSGANLIFVTGGTLTNSNNVSVNSGGYLTLVAGNTPAIGDLTGDGTIVKNSTGSTATMNVTSGNFTGVIGSSVFSVTGPTLIALNKTGTGTLTLGGANAYTGATTVSGGTLSVTGSLAATTLIVESGGTLGGTGTLGGAVTVQSGGTLAPGVNGTGTLALSSKALTLSGTTAMQIGRTGSTLSTDKVSGITTVTYGGTLLVTNVGGNALQVGDSFQLFSATTRTGSFATMTLQPPGAGLVWNTSTLATTGTISVAVAGALVNPYLAWASAHGLDGSHDDPDHDGTGNLLEFYLGGNPMTADGSILPLTTVNATHVVLTFKRRDDAEAHAGTEMVQWGSDLTGWTDVVVGESSAAPDANGVEIQVIENEAAPDDITVSIPRALASGGKLFARLNITE, from the coding sequence GTGAAAACCCCAAGAACCCTCCTCCTGCTCAGCGCAGCCATGCTGGGCGTGCTCACGGCCGTGATACTCTGGCTGTCGTCCGGTCATCGTGAACCGGCAAGCGCTCCGCCTGAATCCGCGATCGCCTCCACGACCGATCCCGCGCCCCCGTCTCTTGCAGGCGAGGAACCCATGGAGCCGTCCCCCACCCCGGAGGAAACGGGCTTCGTGACGCCGCGCCCCCAGCCGCGCGAACCGGATCTCTCGAAGCTCGCCGCCTTCGACGGCTGGATTGCCAAATGGAGGGATGCTGCGCCCGAAGAGCGCCAGCAGATGATGGATGAGGGAGCGCGGCTGGCCGCTGAGCGACGCGAGGAATTCAAAGCCCTCATCATCACCAATCCGCGGCAGGCGCTCCTGTCAGCGGTGGATCCGCTGGTCCGCCAGGAACTGCCGGAAGAAATCGTCGCACTTCTGGAAAAGCGGGTTTCCGCCACGGGTGACTACAACGTCTATATGTCGAACGGGAAGTACGGCGCTCCTCCGGTCGCTCGCTTCTTCGAAGCGAATGGAGTGAGTTATCAGGCCTACGTCTACGGAGGCATGGCGGACGTTCCCACACGCCCGCAGATCCCCTTGTATGGCGTGGCGGTGGACCGTCCCTTGGCGGTAGCCGAGAGCCCAGTCTACCGTTACAAGGTCGGCGAGAAGATTGCCAAGGGCACTGTGGTGGAATCGACCTGCCCGGTGTCGGGCAAGGAGACCGAAGTCGTGGCGCAAACGACGCCCGTGACGGAGGAGATGCCCACGGTCGAGGTGGGCGGCAAAGTGATCGGGCTTTGCGAAAGCGCTCACGTGGAGGTGCTGGATGACCAGTACCAAATGCTGATCATGGGAGCAGGGCCGGGTGGAGGCACTTCGATGGTCGAGGGCCTTCCCGGTTCATCCGCGAGGACGACCGGCAACTTCCGGGCGATCTACATCCGCACCACATTTCCAGACCAACTGGCGGCACCGTGCACGGAGGACCAGGCTGCCGATGACATGCGGGACGCCGCCCGCTACCTTCAGGAGACCTCCTTCGGCAAGTTGACCCTCACATCCACGGTCACCCCGGTAATCGTGCTGCCCCAGACGCGAGCGTGGTATGATCAGAAAGATGGGGATGCGGTCGACGGTGTCGATGTCCTCTCCGTGACACAGCAACAAGCGCGCGCCGCAGTCCTCAACCTGGGCTACGATTACACGCAATACGACATCGTCATTGTCCGGATCAATGGGGCGACCCAGGGTAGCTCGTGGGGAAGCCTCGGTGGCAGCAACGTCTGGCTCGATGAGAATGGCATGGGTGTGGCGTGTCACGAGATCGGTCACACGCTCGGGCTCGGGCATGCCAACTCCTGGAATACAACGGATGGCACCGCCTATGGCGACGGCAGCGTCCAGGAATACGGCAATCCCTTCGACGAAATGGGCGCCTCGTACGGCTTCAACCGCCACTACAATAGCATCAGCAAGCGCGTGCTCGGCTGGCTTCCGAGCAGCCATGTGCACCTTCCGACAGCCAATGGCGTTTACCGTATCCACGCCTATGACCAGCCGCGCCTGGAGACCGGAAAACAATACGGACTCAGCGTGAAGAAGGACAGCGTGCGCAGCTACAACATCGAGTATCACCCGCTCATGGGCGGACTGCTGGCGGATTCCGCGCTCGTTCTCTACAGCGGCGCCATCCGCGACCCAGACGGCAAGAACAGCAACGCCGGCTACTTGCTCGACACCACCCCCGGCACCACCGGCGGAAAAAACGACGGCGGCATCCAAGTCGGCCGCACTTATTCGGACAATGAAGCTGACATGCACTTCACGGTGTTGGCAACGAATGCGACGGATCCGCCATCGCTCGATATCGCCTTCAACCGCGGGCCTTTCCCGGGGAATGTCGCTCCCGTCACCACTTTGGCCGCCAGTGCCACCAATATCAGTGCGGGTGGCAGCGTCACCTTCACCGCCACCGCCAACGATGCCAACGGTGACGCGCTCGCCTATCACTGGCAGTTCGATGACGGGGTGACCGGGACCAGCAACGCGGTTTACACCCGCGTGTTCCCCAACGTTGCCCAGATGACGGCCATGCTGACCGTGTCCGACAGGAAGGGTGGCACGGCACGGCGTTCCGTCGTGATCAACGTCGGCGCGCATGGCAAGCAGGTCGTCGCCGGAACCATCACCGTGGACGGCACCCCCATTCCCGGTGTCCGTGTCAGCAACGGCACCAAGGAATGTTACACCAACTTCGACGGCACCTATTCGCTCGCGGGTCTTTCCACCGGCACGCACACGCTTAGCGCGAAGCTAGCTGGCTATACCTTTACGCCCTCGATCGCCAATCCCTATACCGTGGTCGCCGGAACCAACACCGTCAACTGGACGGCCACGGCTTTGACTGCCGTCACCTTGACCAAGATCGCCGATGCCACGGAAGGCGGCGCGGACGGAACATTCCGCCTCACCCGCAGCGGTGACACCACGGCCGCATTGACCGTGCTGGTCGCTCCGCCCGGTGGGACGGCCACCCTCACCACGGACTACACGTTGTCCCCGAATGTCACCGCAGCCGGTTCCTTTCGCAGCTTCACGATCCCCGCGGGGGCAGCATCCCTGGACATCACTGTTGATGCCTTGAACGACACGGCCGTGGAAGGTCCGGAAGCAATCACGATGCAGGTTGTTTCCGGAGACGGTCAATTCTCCGCTAGCGGCTATGTTTCCACCGCGGCGAATGCGGCGGAGATGACATTGGTGGACACGGACACGGCCCTGCCCCAGGTGGGAGTGACGGCTTCGGATGCTCACTCCACCGAAGGAGCGGGCGGAGACACCGGCAGGTTCACCTTCACCCGCACCGGCTCGACCGCCGCAGCGCTGAATCTCACCGTCGCGTGGAGTGGCACCGCCACCAATGGCACCGACCACACGACGCTGCCCGCGACGGTCACGATTCCCTCCGGCCAGAGTTTCATGGAGGTGACGGTCTCTCCGGTGAATGACAGTTTGATCGAAGGGCCGGAGGATGTGATTGCCACCATCGGCACCAACGCCACCTATGTCCTGGGCTCCACTATCACCGCCAAGGTTCTCGTCGCGGACGACGACACTCCGACAGTGACCCTTGTGACCCTGGACTCTTCCTCCGCCGAGGCAGGTCCGGATTCCGGCATGTTCCTTTTCACGCGCACGGGAAGCACCGCGGCACCGCTGCTGGTGTACTACTCCATCTCCGGCAGTGCCTATCTGGGTGCCGATTACGTCCCGCTCAGCGGACAGGTCCTCATTCCCGCCGGAGCCAGCAGTGCACAGGTAGCCCTCACGCCCTATGACGACGACGAGGGCGAAAGGGCGGAAACCGTGACGCTCGCGGTGAGTTCTTTTCCCGACGGATACAAGATCGGGCCAGACTCCACAGGCACGGTGACGATCGCGGACAACAATGATGTCCCCGTGGTTTCCGTGCGTGCCGGCACCGTCGCCGGCATCGAGGGCGGAGCCGGCCCCGCCGTGGTCTTCCATTCGACGGGAACCGGCAGTGGCACCATCACGTTGAATTACACGGTCTCAGGCACGGCGACGGCGGGTGTGGACTATACGGCTCTCACCGGTTCGATCAACGTGCCCGTGAATGGCTCGAATGAAACGGTTCTCTCGATTCCCCTCATCAGCGACACCCTTGCCGAACCGTCCGAAACGGTGAAGATCACGCTGACTCCCGGAACTGGCTATCGCATCGTCAACGATCCGTCCGCCGAGGCGATCATCCGCGACAATGACAGCGGGGAGCGGGTCCTGGTATCAGCCTACAACTCCGCGCCCACCGAGGCCGGGGCCGCCGGGAAGTTCTATATCTCCCGCGCGGGCACGGCGGGTAATCTCACGGTGAGCTACACCCTGTCCGGAACTGCCACCGATGGCAGCGACTACACGGGACTTACCGGCTCCGCCGTGATCCCGGATACCGAAAGAGGGGTGGTTGTCGCCTTCACACCTGTCAATGACACGCTCGCGGAAGGCACGGAGACGGTGGTGCTCACGGTGGTGGCAGCGGCAGGCTATGGAGTGGATCGTCCCGGGTCGGCGTCGCTCTCGATTGCAGACAACGACGCCTTCCCCGTGAATGTGGGTTTCGAAGACCACACGCTGGTGACCAGTGAACAGCCCGGCGCGCTCGGGGAATACCGGGACATTGCGGTGGTGCTCTCGGCGGCCTCCGCTTCGACTGTCACGGTCACCTGCACCGGGGGATCGGGCAGCACCGCTTTGGGAGACGGTTGCGATTGGGCCTTCGTCGATGCCGCGAACGGCAATGCGGTCATTCCCTACGCCACGATCACGTTCGCGCCGGGCCAAACCACCCGCAACGTGCGGATCCGGATCAATCCAGATCCCTTTGATGAAGCGGAGGAACTCGCGGTGCTCGAACTGCGCTCGCCTGTGAACACCGTCATCGACACCCCGAACCGCAGGCATTCCATCACGATCTTTGATGACGCGGTTCCAGCGTCGCTCGTCACCGAGGAACGTTGGACCGGGGTCACGGTCTTCGACAGCAACACCTGGGATACCGTCGCCCCCACCTTCACCGGGACCCTGGGCTCGTTCACCCCCCCCCAGCACGTAGCGGATAGCTACTCGCGGCGGCTCACCGGCCTGATCACCGCGCCGGCCACGGGCACCTACACGTTCTGGATCTCCGGTGACGATGTCGCGCGTCTCTTCCTGAGCACCGACTCCACCGCGGCGAACAAAGCCTTGATCGCCCAGACCACCTCCCCTACCGCGTTTCAAGAGTGGGATGCGGATCCATCCCAGAAGTCCGCCAACGTCAACCTGGTGGCCGGACAGTCCTACTATCTGGAAGTCCAGCACAAGGAAGCCACGGGCGACGACCACGTCTCTGCCGCGTGGCAGGGTCCCGGCTTCAACCGTATCCCCGTCCGCTTCGACGACGCTGCTCCTCGCACAGTCGGCCTCTTGACCTCCTCGTCCCTGCGTTCCGAAGCGGACGGCTCCGAGCCGCTTCTGATGGCGGTGCTCGACCGCCCGGCAGGAACAACTCCGGTCACCGTGAACTACAACGTCAGCGGTGGTACCGCTACCAATGGCAGCGACTACACGCTGACGCCGGGCGCGCTGACCTTCGCGGGGGGAGAGCAGTTCAAGCTTATCCCGCTGTCGATCCTGACGGATGCCATCGTTGAGATCCCCGAGAGCATCGTGGTGTCCCTGTCGAGTCCATCCGGAGCCTCGCTCGGCGCGCCGGCCAGTCACACCATCACGCTGACCGACACCACGGACCTGCGCGCCTGGTGGAAGCTTGATGAAACCGAAGGCACCGTGGCCGCGGATGCCTCCGGCACCGGCAGCACCGGCACCCTGCTCAATGGCCCGGTCTGGGAAACGGGCTTCACGGACAATGCCCTCGCCTTGAACGGCACGAGCCAATCGGTGGAGGTCCAGCCCCTCAACCTAAACTCGAATACCGTCACCATTTCCGCCTGGGTGAAACGCGACGGCGATCAACCGGACTACACCGGCATCGCCTTCATGCGCGATGGAGCTGCCAGCGGCCTGACCTTCGGCACGGACAATGAACTTCGCTACCGGTGGAACAATGTGGTGGCCACCTATCAGTTCAATAGTGGGCTGACGGTTCCGGATAACACCTGGACGCTATGCACCGTGGTAGTCGAACCGACCAAGGCGACCTTCTACATGCAGCCTGCCGGAGGCACCCTGCAGACGGCGGTCAATACGGCCACCCATGCCTCGGTTCCCTTCGCCACAAAACTCTATCTCGGTCAGGACAGCTACGGCGGACGGTTCCTCAACGGCTCCTTGGACGACGTGCGGATCTACAAGCGGGCGCTCAACGCGGCGGCGGTGGGCGTCCTATATCAAGAAGGCCTTCCTCCGGCCGCACCACTCTTCACCAGCGACCCGATCTCGGGAGCAGGAGCCACCGAGGACGCCGCCTACAGCGCCATGCTGGCTGGCAGCGTCACCGATGTGAATTTCGGGGAACTGGCGTATTCGAAGGTCAGCGGCCCGGCCTGGCTCAGTGTTGCCAGCAGCGGCGCGCTCAGTGGATCACCGGGCAATGGTGAGGTCGGAGCGAATGCATTCACCGTCCGCGTCACCGACCCCACGGGCCTGACCGACTACGCGACTCTGAATATCACCGTAAACAACGTCAACGACACGCCGGCCTGGACGAACGCCATCATCACGAAGCCGGCGGCAAGCGAGGGCGTGGCCTATTCCGGCAGCTTGGCCGGCGACGCCGGGGACGATGACCTCATCCATGGCGACACGATTGAGTTCACCAAAACGAGCGGCCCCGCCTGGCTCGCCGTGGCTACGGACGGCACTCTCTCCGGCACGCCGACCTCCGGTGACCTGAGCGGTCTCCCCTTCACGGTGCAGGTGACCGATGTGGCGGACTCTTTCGCCACGGCAACGCTAAACATCAGCGTGAACGTAACCAACAACGACGGCGCCTGGACCAATGCCAACGGCGGTTCTTGGACCGTTCCCACGAACTGGAACGGAAGTATCATCGCCAAGGGCGCGGACAAGTCCGCGAACTTCGCCAACCTGAACCTGACCTCGAACGCGACCGTCACGCTCGATGGAGCGCGAACGATCGGCAACCTGAGCTTCGGCGATACGACGACTTCTCACGACTGGATCCTCAACACCGGCAGCGGCGGACCACTTACGCTCGACGTCACCGGTGGCAGTCCACTGGTGACGGTCAACAACCGGTCCACCACCATCGGTGCGGTCATTGCAGGCAATGACGGGCTCACCAAGGCCGGGGCGGGAACCCTGAATCTCGGTGGAGCCAACACCTACTCGGGCGGCACCACGGTGTCCGGCGGTACTCTGACCCTCTCCCACCTCGGCACCGCAGGTTCCGGGAACATCGCCCTCGGAAACGGCACCACTCTCCAGGTGGCCAGTTCCCTCAATGGCACCCTGACCAACACGAATACCCTGTCCGTGACCTCGGGGAACACCGCGACCCTGGAAATGACCAACTCCTCAAGCAATGCCAGCTTCGGGACGGGCGCTATCACGATTGGTGGCAAGTTGATCATCCAGCGTTCCGCAGGCGGCACCGCGACGAATACCTTCAGCGGTGACCTTCTCGGTGCAGGCACCCTGGAGCTTGGCAGCCCGAGCGCCGTTGGCTCCATCACCCCGTTCCGCCGCACGAACTTCAGCAGTGCCACGGCCTTCGACAACTTCACGGGAAGCGTCGCAATTCAAAGCGGCGCCAACTTGATCTTCGTCACGGGCGGCACGCTGACCAACAGCAACAACGTCTCGGTCAACTCCGGCGGCTACCTCACCTTGGTCGCGGGCAACACCCCGGCCATTGGTGACCTCACGGGCGACGGAACCATCGTCAAGAACTCGACGGGGAGTACGGCGACCATGAATGTCACCAGCGGAAACTTCACCGGCGTGATCGGATCCAGCGTCTTCAGCGTCACGGGCCCGACCTTGATCGCCTTGAACAAGACCGGCACCGGCACACTCACGCTGGGCGGCGCCAATGCCTACACCGGTGCCACGACGGTCAGTGGCGGGACGCTCAGTGTCACCGGCTCGCTCGCTGCTACCACGCTCATCGTAGAAAGCGGCGGCACGCTCGGTGGCACCGGCACCCTTGGCGGGGCAGTCACCGTGCAGAGCGGCGGCACCCTGGCCCCGGGCGTGAATGGCACGGGCACCCTCGCGCTGTCCAGCAAGGCACTCACCTTGTCCGGCACCACCGCGATGCAGATCGGGCGCACCGGCAGCACGCTCTCCACCGACAAGGTCAGCGGCATCACCACCGTCACCTATGGCGGCACGCTGCTGGTCACCAATGTCGGTGGGAACGCACTCCAAGTCGGCGATTCGTTCCAACTCTTCAGTGCGACCACCCGCACCGGCAGCTTCGCCACGATGACCCTGCAGCCCCCCGGCGCCGGCCTCGTCTGGAACACCAGCACCTTGGCGACAACCGGCACCATCTCGGTGGCAGTCGCGGGTGCCCTGGTAAATCCCTATCTCGCGTGGGCCAGTGCCCATGGCCTCGATGGTTCCCATGACGATCCCGACCACGATGGCACCGGCAACCTGCTCGAGTTCTACCTCGGCGGCAATCCCATGACTGCGGACGGCTCGATCCTCCCACTCACGACCGTGAATGCCACGCACGTGGTGCTCACCTTCAAGCGTCGCGATGATGCCGAGGCCCATGCCGGCACGGAGATGGTCCAGTGGGGATCGGATCTCACCGGCTGGACCGATGTTGTTGTCGGTGAGTCCAGCGCCGCACCCGACGCGAACGGTGTCGAGATCCAGGTGATCGAGAACGAGGCCGCGCCGGACGACATCACCGTGTCCATCCCGAGGGCCTTGGCAAGTGGCGGCAAGCTCTTCGCCCGGCTCAATATCACTGAATAG